In the Phaeobacter gallaeciensis genome, one interval contains:
- a CDS encoding substrate-binding protein: MSKSDVSRRGVLKSGAMMGAGVALPTIFTASSAAAYTNEPTGSTVTLGFNVPQTGPYADEGADELRAYQLAVEHLNGGGDGGMMNTFSSKALKGNGILGKEVKFVTGDTQTKSDAARASAKSMIEKDGAVMITGGSSSGVAIAVQGLCQEAGVIFMAGLTHSNDTTGKDKKANGFRHFFNGYMSGAALAPVLKNLYGTDRNAYHLTADYTWGWTQEESIAAATEALGWNTVNKVRTPLAATDFSSYIAPVLNSGADVLVLNHYGGNMVNSLTNAVQFGLRDKIVNGKQFEIVVPLYSRLMAKGAGENVKGIHGSTNWHWSLQDDASKAFVQSFGTKYGFPPSQAAHTVYCQTLLYADACERAGTFNPCGVAEALEGFEFDGLGNGKTLYRAEDHQCFKDVLVVRGKENPTSEFDLLEVVEVTPAAQVTYPPDHPMFAGGALGTCNPGA; the protein is encoded by the coding sequence ATGTCCAAATCTGATGTCTCGCGTCGCGGGGTACTGAAGTCCGGTGCCATGATGGGCGCTGGCGTTGCGCTTCCGACGATCTTCACTGCGTCGTCCGCAGCCGCTTACACCAACGAGCCGACCGGCAGCACCGTCACCCTCGGCTTCAACGTGCCGCAGACCGGCCCCTACGCCGATGAGGGCGCAGACGAGCTGCGCGCATACCAGCTGGCAGTCGAGCACCTGAACGGTGGCGGCGACGGCGGCATGATGAACACCTTCAGCTCGAAGGCGCTGAAAGGGAACGGCATCCTGGGCAAGGAAGTCAAATTCGTCACCGGTGACACCCAGACCAAATCCGACGCGGCCCGTGCATCGGCCAAGTCGATGATCGAAAAAGACGGCGCGGTGATGATCACCGGCGGCTCGTCCTCGGGCGTGGCCATCGCGGTTCAGGGCCTATGCCAGGAAGCCGGCGTGATCTTTATGGCGGGTCTGACCCACTCCAACGACACCACCGGTAAAGACAAGAAAGCCAACGGCTTCCGTCACTTCTTTAACGGTTACATGTCGGGTGCCGCCCTGGCGCCGGTGCTGAAGAACCTCTATGGCACCGACCGTAACGCCTATCACCTGACCGCCGACTACACCTGGGGCTGGACCCAGGAAGAATCGATCGCAGCCGCGACCGAGGCCCTGGGCTGGAACACCGTGAACAAGGTACGCACGCCGCTGGCCGCGACCGACTTCTCGTCCTATATCGCCCCGGTTCTGAACTCCGGCGCCGACGTTCTGGTTCTGAACCACTATGGCGGCAACATGGTGAACTCGCTGACCAACGCGGTTCAGTTCGGCCTGCGCGACAAGATCGTCAACGGCAAGCAGTTCGAAATCGTCGTTCCGCTCTACTCCCGCCTGATGGCGAAAGGCGCCGGCGAAAACGTGAAGGGCATTCACGGTTCCACCAACTGGCACTGGTCGCTGCAGGACGATGCATCGAAAGCCTTCGTGCAGTCCTTCGGCACCAAATACGGCTTCCCGCCCAGCCAGGCGGCGCATACCGTTTACTGCCAGACCCTGCTTTATGCAGATGCATGTGAGCGCGCGGGCACCTTCAACCCCTGCGGTGTGGCCGAGGCTCTGGAAGGCTTCGAATTTGACGGTTTGGGCAACGGCAAGACGCTGTATCGCGCCGAAGATCACCAGTGCTTCAAAGACGTTCTGGTTGTGCGCGGGAAAGAGAACCCGACCTCCGAGTTCGACCTCTTGGAAGTTGTCGAGGTCACCCCGGCCGCTCAGGTTACCTATCCGCCGGATCACCCGATGTTTGCAGGCGGTGCCCTTGGCACCTGCAACCCGGGCGCCTGA
- a CDS encoding branched-chain amino acid ABC transporter permease produces the protein MDAILLQILNGLDKGSAYALIALGLTLIFGTLGVVNFAHGALFMIGAFCAVTLQRILNLSFETVDESQKDFLGNPLKVKTPYVESWFGPEVGGAIIDWAVPLAILFAIPIMIFVGYVMERGLIKHFYKREHADQILVTFGLAIVLQEIVKYFYGANPIQTPAPEALNGVVNLGAVIGMDIVYPVWRVVYFFFAVVIIGGIFSFLQFTTFGMVVRAGMADRETVGLLGINIDRRFTIMFGIAAAVAGLAGVMYTPINSPNYHMGMDFLVLSFVVVVVGGMGSLPGAVLAGFLLGVLESFASMNEIKSILPGIDQIIIYVVAIIILLTRPRGLMGRKGVMED, from the coding sequence ATGGACGCAATCCTATTGCAAATCTTGAACGGGCTGGACAAAGGCTCGGCCTATGCGCTGATCGCGCTGGGTTTGACACTCATTTTCGGCACGCTGGGCGTTGTGAACTTCGCCCACGGCGCATTGTTCATGATCGGCGCCTTCTGCGCCGTGACCCTGCAGCGCATTCTGAACCTCAGCTTTGAGACCGTCGACGAAAGCCAGAAAGACTTTCTTGGCAACCCGCTGAAGGTCAAAACGCCCTATGTTGAATCCTGGTTCGGCCCCGAGGTGGGCGGCGCGATCATCGACTGGGCGGTGCCGCTGGCGATCCTGTTTGCGATCCCGATCATGATCTTCGTCGGCTACGTGATGGAACGTGGGCTGATCAAGCATTTCTACAAGCGCGAACATGCGGACCAGATCCTCGTGACCTTTGGCCTGGCCATCGTGCTGCAGGAAATCGTCAAGTATTTCTATGGCGCGAACCCGATCCAAACCCCGGCCCCCGAGGCACTTAACGGCGTTGTGAATCTCGGCGCGGTCATCGGCATGGACATCGTCTATCCGGTCTGGCGCGTGGTCTACTTCTTCTTTGCGGTGGTGATCATCGGTGGCATCTTCAGCTTCCTTCAATTCACCACCTTCGGCATGGTTGTGCGCGCCGGGATGGCAGACAGGGAAACCGTCGGCCTTCTGGGCATCAACATCGACCGCCGCTTTACCATCATGTTTGGTATTGCCGCTGCGGTCGCGGGACTTGCCGGTGTGATGTACACGCCGATCAACTCTCCCAACTACCACATGGGCATGGACTTCCTGGTTCTCAGCTTCGTGGTTGTGGTTGTGGGCGGCATGGGCTCCCTGCCCGGCGCCGTTCTGGCCGGCTTCCTTCTGGGGGTTCTCGAAAGCTTTGCTTCGATGAATGAAATCAAATCCATTCTCCCCGGCATCGACCAGATCATCATCTATGTGGTCGCGATCATCATTCTGCTCACCCGCCCGCGGGGCCTGATGGGCCGCAAAGGCGTGATGGAGGACTAA
- a CDS encoding branched-chain amino acid ABC transporter permease, producing MFGLDKKDTRMLLLVAILALCAPFILNPFPADSAMAQFNAGYPDLMQRFVIFGIFAIGFNILFGLTGYLSFGHAAFLGVGSYSAVWMFKLLSMNVVPAIILSVIIAGLFALLIGFVSLRRSGIYFSILTLAFAQMSFNLAYSVLTPITNGETGLQLTLEDPRVLGVSATADGSIPVTNFFGMEMRSTFEMAVGPWAFQFNAGYYLCALVMLASFYLAIRIFRSPFGMMLRAVKSNQQRMNYTGLNTRPYTLAAFVISGMYAGLAGGLMASMDPLAGAERMQWTASGEVVLMTILGGAGTLIGPVLGAGFIKYFENIFSKINDNVLHSWFSFMPDGIEDFMVFIVHPFIGKGWHLTLGILFMLVVIFLPGGLVEGGQRIAGWFKGRKSKDSSASKKTEPAE from the coding sequence ATGTTCGGACTGGACAAAAAAGACACTCGAATGCTGCTGCTGGTCGCCATCCTGGCCCTGTGCGCACCATTCATCCTGAACCCCTTCCCGGCAGACAGCGCCATGGCGCAGTTCAACGCGGGCTATCCTGACCTGATGCAGCGTTTCGTGATCTTCGGGATCTTCGCAATCGGGTTCAACATTCTCTTCGGCCTCACCGGCTACCTCTCCTTTGGCCACGCGGCTTTTCTGGGGGTGGGCTCCTACTCGGCGGTCTGGATGTTCAAGCTGCTCAGCATGAACGTCGTCCCGGCCATCATCCTGTCGGTGATCATAGCGGGGCTGTTCGCGCTGCTGATCGGATTTGTGTCCCTGCGCCGCTCGGGCATCTACTTCTCGATCCTGACGCTGGCCTTTGCGCAGATGTCGTTCAACCTGGCCTATTCGGTGCTGACGCCGATCACCAACGGTGAAACCGGCCTGCAGCTGACGCTGGAAGACCCCCGCGTTCTGGGTGTCTCTGCCACCGCAGACGGCTCAATCCCCGTGACAAACTTCTTCGGGATGGAGATGCGCTCGACCTTTGAAATGGCGGTGGGTCCCTGGGCCTTCCAGTTCAACGCGGGCTACTACCTGTGCGCGCTCGTTATGCTGGCCTCCTTCTATCTGGCGATCCGCATCTTCCGCTCGCCCTTTGGCATGATGCTGCGGGCGGTGAAATCGAACCAGCAACGGATGAACTACACTGGCCTCAACACCCGCCCCTACACCCTGGCTGCCTTTGTGATCTCGGGCATGTACGCCGGCCTTGCTGGTGGCCTGATGGCTTCGATGGACCCGCTGGCAGGCGCCGAGCGCATGCAGTGGACCGCCTCGGGTGAGGTGGTTCTGATGACCATCCTCGGCGGTGCCGGCACGCTGATCGGTCCGGTTCTGGGCGCGGGCTTCATCAAATACTTCGAAAACATCTTTTCGAAGATCAACGACAACGTTCTGCACAGCTGGTTCAGCTTTATGCCCGACGGGATCGAAGACTTCATGGTCTTCATCGTCCACCCCTTCATCGGCAAAGGCTGGCACCTGACGCTGGGCATCCTGTTCATGCTGGTGGTGATCTTCCTGCCCGGTGGCCTCGTCGAAGGCGGGCAGCGCATTGCAGGCTGGTTCAAAGGGCGCAAGTCCAAGGACAGCTCGGCCAGCAAAAAAACCGAACCTGCGGAATAA
- a CDS encoding ABC transporter ATP-binding protein: protein MGILEVKNVGKRFGGLQALSDVNLSVKENSVHAIIGPNGAGKSTLLNCLVGKLIPDTGSVMFDGQSVLGRAPYEINQMGISRVFQTPEIFGDLTVLENMLIPCFAKRDGAFELNAIASVAKQKDVLEKAEQMLVEMNMADKRHMHAAAMSRGDKRRLEIGMCLSQEPRLLLLDEPTAGMARADTNNTIDLLKQISDERDITIAIIEHDMHVVFSLANRITVLAQGTPLVEDDPQNIRGNPKVREAYLGESA from the coding sequence ATGGGTATCCTCGAAGTCAAAAACGTGGGCAAACGGTTCGGCGGCCTTCAGGCGCTGTCGGATGTGAACCTCAGCGTCAAGGAAAACTCCGTTCACGCCATCATCGGCCCGAACGGGGCGGGCAAATCCACCCTACTGAACTGTCTGGTGGGCAAGCTGATCCCAGACACCGGATCGGTCATGTTCGACGGTCAGTCGGTGCTGGGCCGGGCGCCTTATGAGATCAACCAGATGGGCATTTCCCGCGTATTCCAGACGCCCGAGATCTTTGGCGATCTCACCGTATTGGAAAACATGCTGATCCCCTGCTTTGCCAAACGGGACGGGGCGTTCGAGTTGAACGCCATCGCCTCGGTCGCCAAGCAGAAGGATGTGCTGGAAAAGGCCGAGCAGATGCTGGTGGAAATGAACATGGCGGACAAGCGGCACATGCATGCCGCCGCCATGTCGCGCGGCGACAAACGGCGTCTTGAGATCGGCATGTGCCTGTCTCAGGAACCCCGCCTCTTGCTGCTGGATGAACCCACCGCCGGCATGGCACGGGCCGACACCAACAACACCATCGATCTCTTGAAACAGATCTCGGACGAGCGCGACATCACCATCGCAATCATCGAACACGACATGCATGTGGTGTTCAGCCTAGCCAACCGGATCACGGTTCTGGCGCAGGGCACGCCGCTGGTCGAAGACGATCCGCAGAACATCCGTGGCAACCCCAAGGTGCGCGAAGCGTACTTGGGCGAAAGCGCATAA